In the genome of Dermacentor variabilis isolate Ectoservices chromosome 5, ASM5094787v1, whole genome shotgun sequence, one region contains:
- the LOC142583493 gene encoding ATP-binding cassette subfamily G member 4-like has product MASVNTSADKGTATTFSDSELLRKVQFPVAQGAHETTVKTAPPGNGLAEELRTTIRWNDISCTVPIVRGIFEKTVDSITKPSRRKTAVRSMSGCAGPGDLVAILGPPNSGKSTLLNILSGYCREGYSGEVLINGARMGVEELSDRSCHVPQTDLHLDCFSVKETLWIAAELKFPTSTERKDKFRAVVNAMERWGLMDVRRIPVSLVSKTHRRLLTCAEQLIRPQPLIFVDDPTRNVDAMQAHICLRTLKYLAYKGHTVIVVISNPTSVMLKYITKVYVLAEGRLIYSGVPADLRNHLGAHGFLCPADVSITEYLLQVAAKMYGGLRALAETETMKAKEMQQQMKQPLPSAEPSPIGAPPSDQPQGVTVEPRRSKAAEAVDGNDEGGKASGGRRNSLGNIFEGRETVDSKDLFSLLFNRFIFYTFRSSVYMSYRQFINISFIVIFANVFNSVGVEHNFTDMNVAFVFLYMSCLSAFSLLSATLKTPLLIRHAIHEQRYSLYGKKIYFLARVTCDIMYEIMFSVSSGIFDYYLTHQPKEESRIFFFLCFGFQVSVLGQALGTLIGTIFEYEMGCMVALTVFVYSVVFGGYFFTPKQLASHVMWLPFTSYLRYAFSGTLTALYGWKRGNLTCPTEANRTCPYAVGTDVLAAYSVCENEFYIGLVTLFIAILAVWLVACQLLAFRIKWRL; this is encoded by the exons ATGGCAAGCGTCAACACGTCAG CTGACAAAGGCACGGCTACCACATTCTCGGACTCGGAGCTGCTGCGCAAGGTGCAGTTCCCGGTTGCACAGGGCGCGCACGAGACGACCGTCAAGACGGCGCCTCCTGGAAACGGGCTGGCCGAAGAACTGCGCACCACCATACGCTGGAACGACATATCCTGCACCGTGCCCATTGTTAGGG GGATTTTTGAGAAGACAGTGGACTCGATCACGAAGCCATCGCGGAGGAAGACGGCTGTGCGGAGCATGAGCGGTTGCGCCGGGCCAGGTGACTTGGTCGCCATCTTGGGACCACCAAACAGCGGGAAGTCCACGCTGCTCAATATACTGTCCGGATATTG cagagagggCTACAGCGGCGAAGTACTCATCAACGGCGCCCGGATGGGTGTGGAGGAGCTGAGCGATCGCAGCTGCCACGTGCCGCAGACGGACTTGCACCTGGACTGCTTCTCGGTGAAAGAGACGCTGTGGATCGCCGCTGAGCTGAAGTTCCCCACGTCCACAGAGCGCAAGGACAAGTTCCGAGCA GTCGTGAACGCGATGGAACGTTGGGGACTGATGGACGTGCGACGCATCCCGGTATCCTTGGTTAGCAAGACGCACCGGCGCCTGCTTACCTGCGCCGAGCAGCTCATCCGGCCTCAACCGCTCATATTCGTCGACGATCCCACAAG AAACGTGGACGCGATGCAGGCGCACATCTGCCTGCGCACGCTCAAGTATCTGGCTTACAAGGGTCACACGGTGATAGTCGTCATCTCCAACCCCACATCAGTCATGCTTAAGTACATCACGAAG GTCTACGTGTTGGCCGAAGGCAGGCTAATCTACAGCGGCGTGCCGGCTGACCTGAGGAACCACTTGGGCGCACACGGCTTTCTCTGTCCAGCGGACGTTTCGATCACCGAATATC TGCTGCAGGTGGCTGCCAAGATGTACGGCGGACTCCGCGCGCTTGCCGAGACAGAGACCATGAAGGCCAAGGAGATGCAGCAGCAAATGAAGCAGCCGCTCCCTTCGGCTGAGCCTTCACCGATCGGTGCCCCGCCAAGTGACCAACCGCAGGGCGTGACGGTGGAGCCACGGCGTTCAAAGGCGGCCGAGGCCGTCGATGGCAACGACGAAGGCGGCAAGGCGTCCGGAGGCCGACGGAACAGCCTTGGCAACATATTCGAG GGTCGCGAAACGGTTGACAGCAAGGACCTGTTCTCCCTTCTTTTCAACAGGTTCATCTTCTACACTTTCCGCAGTTCG GTGTACATGTCATACAGGCAGTTCATAAATATCTCGTTCATCGTCATCTTCGCGAACGTGTTCAACTCGGTGGGTGTGGAGCACAATTTCACCGACATGAACGTCGCTTTCGTCTTCCTGTACATGTCCTGCCTATCTGCATTCTCGCTCCTGAGCGCAACGCTCAAAA CACCTTTGCTCATCCGGCACGCGATCCACGAGCAGCGCTACTCTCTCTACGGCAAGAAAATTTACTTCCTGGCCCGGGTCACATGTGACATCATGTACGAG ATCATGTTCTCGGTGTCATCTGGAATATTCGACTACTACCTAACACACCAGCCGAAGGAAGAGAGCcggatcttcttcttcctctgttTCGGCTTCCAGGTGTCCGTGCTAGGACAAGCTTTGGGCACGCTCATCGGAACCATCTTTGAGTACGAG ATGGGCTGCATGGTGGCGCTCACAGTGTTCGTCTACTCTGTGGTGTTCGGCGGCTACTTCTTCACCCCCAAGCAGCTGGCCTCCCACGTTATGTGGCTGCCATTCACGTCGTACCTGCGCTACGCCTTCAGCGGCACCCTGACTGCCCTCTACGGCTGGAAGCGAGGCAACCTCACCTGCCCCACAGAGGCCAACCGCACCTGCCCGTACGCTGTCGGCACCGACGTCCTCGCCGCGTACTCCGTATGCGAGAACGAGTTCTACATTGGCCTGGTGACGTTGTTCATCGCCATACTGGCCGTTTGGCTCGTTGCCTGCCAGCTGCTCGCATTCAGAATCAAGTGGCGCCTTTGA